A genome region from Candidatus Saganbacteria bacterium includes the following:
- a CDS encoding glycosyltransferase — translation MKRRKFLIFHTMKKPVISTNVGGIPEIIENGFSGLLIPPNDPKAIENAVLDLLFDKEKARDIGKNALEVSRKISVQDMASSAEYINE, via the coding sequence ATGAAAAGAAGAAAGTTCCTCATTTTCCACACAATGAAAAAACCCGTGATATCAACTAATGTCGGGGGTATTCCGGAGATTATTGAAAATGGTTTTTCAGGATTGCTTATACCCCCAAATGATCCTAAAGCGATTGAAAACGCCGTGCTGGATCTGCTGTTTGACAAAGAGAAAGCCCGAGATATAGGCAAAAACGCGCTGGAGGTGTCCAGAAAGATATCTGTTCAGGACATGGCGTCAAGTGCAGAATATATAAATGAATAA